A DNA window from Pleurodeles waltl isolate 20211129_DDA chromosome 12, aPleWal1.hap1.20221129, whole genome shotgun sequence contains the following coding sequences:
- the LOC138267106 gene encoding uncharacterized protein, with protein MDRKKDGRRDLKEGWKERNEGRKKEIWKERLKESRKKRKVEGTRKKEWKEGKGKERWENGKIERKKERKKMEEKKKVGRRWKRQEKKKIGRKKESRKKVGRMKERKR; from the coding sequence ATGGATAGGAAGAAAGATGGGAGGAGAGATCTGAAGGAAGGATGGAAGGAAAGAAacgaaggaagaaagaaggaaatatggaaagaaagattaaaggaaagcaggaagaaaagaaaagtagAGGGAACAAGAAAGAAGGAATGGAAGGAAGGAAAAGGTAAAGAAAGATGGGAGAACGGAAAgatagaaaggaagaaggaaagaaaaaaaatggaagaaaagaagaaagttgGACGAAGATGGAaaagacaggaaaagaaaaaaattggCAGGAAGAAGGAAAGCCGAAAGAAAGTTggaagaatgaaggaaagaaaaagatga